A region of Mesoplodon densirostris isolate mMesDen1 chromosome 11, mMesDen1 primary haplotype, whole genome shotgun sequence DNA encodes the following proteins:
- the HDAC7 gene encoding histone deacetylase 7 isoform X5 — MHSPGSDGTQVSPGAHCPSPPGTGCPRPCADTPGPQPQPMDLRVGQRPPVEPPPEPTLLALQHPQRLHHHLFLAGLQTQRSAETMRVGQQEQELRQLLNKDKSKRSAVASSVVKQKLAEVILKKQQAALERTVHPNSPSVPYRTLEPLETEGAARSMLSSFLPPVPSLPSDPPEHFPLRKTVSEPNLKLRYKPKKSLERRKNPLLRKESAPPSLRRRPAETLGDSSPSSSSTPASGCSSPNDSEHGPNPVLGSEALLGQRLRLQETSLAPFALLPTITLGLPAPARADGDRRTHATLGPRGPVLASPHAPLFLPHGLEPEAGGPLPSRLQPILLLDPSVSHAPLLTVPGLGPLPFHFAQSLLTTERPSGSGLHRPLSRTRSEPLPPSATAPPLLGPLQPRLERLKPHVQLIKRPAKPSEKPRLQQIPSAEDLETDGGGVGPLGDDGLEHRESSHGQHEARGPIPLQQHQQVYLWEQQRLAGRLPRGATGDSVLPPLAQGGHRPLSRAQSSPAAPASLPTPESTSQARVLPSSETPARTLPFTTGLVYDSVMLKHQCSCGDNSRHPEHAGRIQSIWSRLLERGLRSQCESLRGRKASLEELQSVHSERHVLLYGTNPLSRLKLDNGKLAGLLAQRMFVMLPCGGVGVDTDTIWNELHSSNAARWAAGSVTDLAFKVASRELKNGFAVVRPPGHHADHSTAMGFCFFNSVAIACRQLQQQGKASKILIVDWDVHHGNGTQQTFYQDPSVLYISLHRHDDGNFFPGSGAVDEVGAGSGEGFNVNVAWAGGLDPPVGDPEYLAAFRIVVMPIAREFSPDLVLVSAGFDAAEGHPPPLGGYHVSAKCFGYMTQQLMSLAGGAVVLALEGGHDLTAICDASEACVAALLGNKVDPLSEEGWKQKPNLNAIRSLEAVIRVHSEYWGCMQRLASCPDSWVPRVPGADAEEVEAVTALASLSVGILTEERTSEQLVEEEEPMNL, encoded by the exons ATGGGACCCAGGTGAGCCCGGGTGCCCACTGCCCCAGTCCCCCTGGCACAG GCTGCCCCAGGCCCTGCGCAGACACGCCAGGCCCTCAGCCCCAGCCCATGGACCTGCGGGTGGGCCAGCGGCCCCCGGTGGAGCCCCCGCCGGAGCCCACGCTGCTGGCCCTGCAGCACCCCCAGCGCCTGCACCACCACCtcttcctggctggcctgcagaccCAGCGCTCGGCGGAGACCATGAGG GTGGGGCAGCAGGAGCAAGAGCTGCGGCAGCTTCTCAATAAGGACAAGAGCAAGCGCA GTGCCGTAGCCAGCAGTGTGGTCAAGCAGAAGCTGGCAGAGGTGATTCTGAAGAAACAGCAGGCAGCCTTAGAGAGGACGGTCCATCCCAATAGCCCCAGCGTTCCCTACAG AACTCTCGAGCCCTTGGAGACGGAAGGAGCTGCCCGTTCCATGCTCAGCAGCTTCCTGCCTCCTGTTCCCAGCCTGCCCAGCGACCCCCCGGAACACTTCCCTCTGCGTAAGACAG TCTCTGAGCCCAACCTGAAGCTGCGCTACAAGCCCAAAAAGTCCCTGGAGCGGAGGAAGAACCCGCTGCTGCGGAAGGAGAGCGCCCCGCCCAGCCTCCGGCGGCGGCCGGCTGAGACCCTCGGTG ACTCCTCCCCCAGTAGTAGCAGCACGCCGGCGTCAGGGTGCAGCTCCCCCAATGACAGCGAGCACGGCCCCAACCCGGTCCTGGGCTCCGAG GCGCTCTTGGGCCAGCGGCTGCGGCTGCAGGAGACCTCTCTGGCCCCGTTCGCCTTGCTGCCCACAATCACGCTGGGGCTGCCCGCCCCTGCCAGG GCTGATGGTGACCGCAGGACCCATGCGACTCTGGGCCCTCGGGGACCAGTCCTGGCGAGTCCCCATGCTCCCCTCTTCCTGCCCCATGGCCTGGAGCCCGAGGCTGGAGGCCCCCTGCCCTCTCGCCTGCAGCCCATTCTCCTTCTGGATCCTTCGGTCTCTCATGCCCCCCTGCTGACTG TGCCCGGGCTTGGGCCCCTGCCCTTCCACTTTGCCCAGTCCTTACTGACCACCGAGCGGCCCTCCGGGTCAGGCCTCCACCGGCCGCTGAGCCGGACCCGCTCAGAGCCCCTGCCCCCAAGCGCCACTGCCCCCCCACTGCTGGGCCCCCTGCAGCCCCGCCTGGAGCGGCTCAAACCTCATGTCCAGCTGATCAAG AGGCCAGCCAAGCCGAGTGAGAAGCCCCGACTGCAGCAGATACCCTCGGCTGAGGACCTCGAGACAGACGGCGGGGGAGTGGGGCCGCTGGGGGATGACGGCCTGGAACACAGGGAGTCCAGCCATGGGCAGCATGAGGCCCGAGGCCCTATTCCTCTCCAGCAGCACCAGCAG GTGTACCTCTGGGAGCAGCAGCGACTGGCTGGGCGGCTCCCCCGGGGAGCCACTGGGGACTCCGTGCTGCCTCCCCTGGCCCAGGGCGGTCACCGGCCTCTGTCCAGGGCTCAGTCGTCCCCAGCCGCGCCTGCCTCACTGCCAACCCCAGAGTCCACCAGCCAGGCCCGTGTCCTGCCCAGCTCAGAGACCCCTGCCCGGACCCTGCCCTTCACCACAG GGCTGGTCTATGACTCAGTAATGCTGAAGCACCAGTGCTCCTGCGGAGACAACAGCAGGCACCCGGAGCACGCAGGCCGCATCCAGAGCATCTGGTCCCGGCTGCTGGAGCGGGGGCTCCGGAGCCAGTGTGAG TCTCTACGGGGCCGGAAGGCCTCCCTGGAGGAGCTGCAGTCAGTGCACTCGGAGCGGCACGTGCTCCTCTATGGCACCAACCCGCTCAGCCGCCTCAAACTGGACAATGGGAAGCTGGCAG GGCTCCTGGCACAGCGGATGTTCGTGATGCTGCCCTGCGGTGGCGTTGGG GTGGATACCGACACCATCTGGAATGAGCTGCACTCCTCCAATGCGGCCCGCTGGGCTGCCGGCAGCGTCACTGACCTCGCCTTCAAAGTGGCTTCCCGAGAGCTAAAG AACGGTTTTGCTGTGGTTCGGCCCCCAGGACACCATGCAGACCATTCCACAGCCAT gGGCTTCTGCTTCTTCAACTCAGTGGCCATCGCCTGCCGGCAGCTGCAACAACAGGGCAAGGCCAGCAAGATCCTCATCGTGGACTGG GACGTTCACCATGGCAACGGCACACAGCAGACCTTCTACCAGGACCCCAGCGTGCTCTACATCTCCCTTCATCGCCATGACGATGGCAACTTCTTCCCAGGCAGTGGGGCTGTGGATGAG GTGGGAGCTGGCAGCGGTGAGGGCTTCAATGTCAATGTGGCCTGGGCTGGAGGTCTGGACCCCCCAGTGGGGGATCCTGAGTACCTGGCCGCCTTCAG GATAGTCGTGATGCCCATCGCCCGGGAGTTCTCTCCGGACCTGGTCCTGGTGTCAGCTGGGTTTGATGCTGCCGAGGGTCACCCACCCCCGCTGGGTGGCTACCATGTTTCCGCCAAAT GTTTTGGGTACATGACGCAGCAGTTGATGAGCTTGGCGGGAGGTGCAGTGGTGCTGGCCTTGGAGGGTGGCCATGATCTCACAGCCATCTGTGATGCCTCTGAGGCCTGTGTGGCTGCTCTTCTAGGCAACAAG GTGGACCCCCTCTCAGAAGAAGGCTGGAAACAGAAACCCAACCTCAATGCCATCCGCTCTCTGGAAGCTGTGATCCGGGTGCACA GTGAATACTGGGGCTGCATGCAGCGCCTGGCCTCCTGTCCAGACTCCTGGGTGCCCAGGGTGCCCGGGGCCGATGCAGAAGAAGTGGAGGCAGTAACTGCTCTGGCATCCCTCTCCGTGGGCATCCTTACGGAAGAGCG gacctcagagcagctggtggaggaggaagaaCCCATGAATCTTTAG
- the HDAC7 gene encoding histone deacetylase 7 isoform X2, whose translation MHSPGSDGTQVSPGAHCPSPPGTGCPRPCADTPGPQPQPMDLRVGQRPPVEPPPEPTLLALQHPQRLHHHLFLAGLQTQRSAETMRVKIELPTHAAASSSDPAPLPPFSLPRPSPPSPTPRPSLGGRPSPQLSMDTPLPELQVGQQEQELRQLLNKDKSKRSAVASSVVKQKLAEVILKKQQAALERTVHPNSPSVPYRTLEPLETEGAARSMLSSFLPPVPSLPSDPPEHFPLRKTVSEPNLKLRYKPKKSLERRKNPLLRKESAPPSLRRRPAETLGDSSPSSSSTPASGCSSPNDSEHGPNPVLGSEADGDRRTHATLGPRGPVLASPHAPLFLPHGLEPEAGGPLPSRLQPILLLDPSVSHAPLLTVPGLGPLPFHFAQSLLTTERPSGSGLHRPLSRTRSEPLPPSATAPPLLGPLQPRLERLKPHVQLIKRPAKPSEKPRLQQIPSAEDLETDGGGVGPLGDDGLEHRESSHGQHEARGPIPLQQHQQVYLWEQQRLAGRLPRGATGDSVLPPLAQGGHRPLSRAQSSPAAPASLPTPESTSQARVLPSSETPARTLPFTTGLVYDSVMLKHQCSCGDNSRHPEHAGRIQSIWSRLLERGLRSQCESLRGRKASLEELQSVHSERHVLLYGTNPLSRLKLDNGKLAGLLAQRMFVMLPCGGVGVDTDTIWNELHSSNAARWAAGSVTDLAFKVASRELKNGFAVVRPPGHHADHSTAMGFCFFNSVAIACRQLQQQGKASKILIVDWDVHHGNGTQQTFYQDPSVLYISLHRHDDGNFFPGSGAVDEVGAGSGEGFNVNVAWAGGLDPPVGDPEYLAAFRIVVMPIAREFSPDLVLVSAGFDAAEGHPPPLGGYHVSAKCFGYMTQQLMSLAGGAVVLALEGGHDLTAICDASEACVAALLGNKVDPLSEEGWKQKPNLNAIRSLEAVIRVHSEYWGCMQRLASCPDSWVPRVPGADAEEVEAVTALASLSVGILTEERTSEQLVEEEEPMNL comes from the exons ATGGGACCCAGGTGAGCCCGGGTGCCCACTGCCCCAGTCCCCCTGGCACAG GCTGCCCCAGGCCCTGCGCAGACACGCCAGGCCCTCAGCCCCAGCCCATGGACCTGCGGGTGGGCCAGCGGCCCCCGGTGGAGCCCCCGCCGGAGCCCACGCTGCTGGCCCTGCAGCACCCCCAGCGCCTGCACCACCACCtcttcctggctggcctgcagaccCAGCGCTCGGCGGAGACCATGAGGGTAAAGATAGAGCTCCCCACGCACGCAGCAGCCTCGAGCTCAGACCcggcacccctccctcccttcagccTCCCCAGACCCTCGCCTCCGTCTCCAACTCCTCGCCCCTCCCTGGGCGGCCGGCCCTCCCCACAGCTCTCAATGGACACGCCGTTGCCCGAGTTGCAGGTGGGGCAGCAGGAGCAAGAGCTGCGGCAGCTTCTCAATAAGGACAAGAGCAAGCGCA GTGCCGTAGCCAGCAGTGTGGTCAAGCAGAAGCTGGCAGAGGTGATTCTGAAGAAACAGCAGGCAGCCTTAGAGAGGACGGTCCATCCCAATAGCCCCAGCGTTCCCTACAG AACTCTCGAGCCCTTGGAGACGGAAGGAGCTGCCCGTTCCATGCTCAGCAGCTTCCTGCCTCCTGTTCCCAGCCTGCCCAGCGACCCCCCGGAACACTTCCCTCTGCGTAAGACAG TCTCTGAGCCCAACCTGAAGCTGCGCTACAAGCCCAAAAAGTCCCTGGAGCGGAGGAAGAACCCGCTGCTGCGGAAGGAGAGCGCCCCGCCCAGCCTCCGGCGGCGGCCGGCTGAGACCCTCGGTG ACTCCTCCCCCAGTAGTAGCAGCACGCCGGCGTCAGGGTGCAGCTCCCCCAATGACAGCGAGCACGGCCCCAACCCGGTCCTGGGCTCCGAG GCTGATGGTGACCGCAGGACCCATGCGACTCTGGGCCCTCGGGGACCAGTCCTGGCGAGTCCCCATGCTCCCCTCTTCCTGCCCCATGGCCTGGAGCCCGAGGCTGGAGGCCCCCTGCCCTCTCGCCTGCAGCCCATTCTCCTTCTGGATCCTTCGGTCTCTCATGCCCCCCTGCTGACTG TGCCCGGGCTTGGGCCCCTGCCCTTCCACTTTGCCCAGTCCTTACTGACCACCGAGCGGCCCTCCGGGTCAGGCCTCCACCGGCCGCTGAGCCGGACCCGCTCAGAGCCCCTGCCCCCAAGCGCCACTGCCCCCCCACTGCTGGGCCCCCTGCAGCCCCGCCTGGAGCGGCTCAAACCTCATGTCCAGCTGATCAAG AGGCCAGCCAAGCCGAGTGAGAAGCCCCGACTGCAGCAGATACCCTCGGCTGAGGACCTCGAGACAGACGGCGGGGGAGTGGGGCCGCTGGGGGATGACGGCCTGGAACACAGGGAGTCCAGCCATGGGCAGCATGAGGCCCGAGGCCCTATTCCTCTCCAGCAGCACCAGCAG GTGTACCTCTGGGAGCAGCAGCGACTGGCTGGGCGGCTCCCCCGGGGAGCCACTGGGGACTCCGTGCTGCCTCCCCTGGCCCAGGGCGGTCACCGGCCTCTGTCCAGGGCTCAGTCGTCCCCAGCCGCGCCTGCCTCACTGCCAACCCCAGAGTCCACCAGCCAGGCCCGTGTCCTGCCCAGCTCAGAGACCCCTGCCCGGACCCTGCCCTTCACCACAG GGCTGGTCTATGACTCAGTAATGCTGAAGCACCAGTGCTCCTGCGGAGACAACAGCAGGCACCCGGAGCACGCAGGCCGCATCCAGAGCATCTGGTCCCGGCTGCTGGAGCGGGGGCTCCGGAGCCAGTGTGAG TCTCTACGGGGCCGGAAGGCCTCCCTGGAGGAGCTGCAGTCAGTGCACTCGGAGCGGCACGTGCTCCTCTATGGCACCAACCCGCTCAGCCGCCTCAAACTGGACAATGGGAAGCTGGCAG GGCTCCTGGCACAGCGGATGTTCGTGATGCTGCCCTGCGGTGGCGTTGGG GTGGATACCGACACCATCTGGAATGAGCTGCACTCCTCCAATGCGGCCCGCTGGGCTGCCGGCAGCGTCACTGACCTCGCCTTCAAAGTGGCTTCCCGAGAGCTAAAG AACGGTTTTGCTGTGGTTCGGCCCCCAGGACACCATGCAGACCATTCCACAGCCAT gGGCTTCTGCTTCTTCAACTCAGTGGCCATCGCCTGCCGGCAGCTGCAACAACAGGGCAAGGCCAGCAAGATCCTCATCGTGGACTGG GACGTTCACCATGGCAACGGCACACAGCAGACCTTCTACCAGGACCCCAGCGTGCTCTACATCTCCCTTCATCGCCATGACGATGGCAACTTCTTCCCAGGCAGTGGGGCTGTGGATGAG GTGGGAGCTGGCAGCGGTGAGGGCTTCAATGTCAATGTGGCCTGGGCTGGAGGTCTGGACCCCCCAGTGGGGGATCCTGAGTACCTGGCCGCCTTCAG GATAGTCGTGATGCCCATCGCCCGGGAGTTCTCTCCGGACCTGGTCCTGGTGTCAGCTGGGTTTGATGCTGCCGAGGGTCACCCACCCCCGCTGGGTGGCTACCATGTTTCCGCCAAAT GTTTTGGGTACATGACGCAGCAGTTGATGAGCTTGGCGGGAGGTGCAGTGGTGCTGGCCTTGGAGGGTGGCCATGATCTCACAGCCATCTGTGATGCCTCTGAGGCCTGTGTGGCTGCTCTTCTAGGCAACAAG GTGGACCCCCTCTCAGAAGAAGGCTGGAAACAGAAACCCAACCTCAATGCCATCCGCTCTCTGGAAGCTGTGATCCGGGTGCACA GTGAATACTGGGGCTGCATGCAGCGCCTGGCCTCCTGTCCAGACTCCTGGGTGCCCAGGGTGCCCGGGGCCGATGCAGAAGAAGTGGAGGCAGTAACTGCTCTGGCATCCCTCTCCGTGGGCATCCTTACGGAAGAGCG gacctcagagcagctggtggaggaggaagaaCCCATGAATCTTTAG
- the HDAC7 gene encoding histone deacetylase 7 isoform X6 yields MHSPGSDGTQVSPGAHCPSPPGTGCPRPCADTPGPQPQPMDLRVGQRPPVEPPPEPTLLALQHPQRLHHHLFLAGLQTQRSAETMRLSMDTPLPELQVGQQEQELRQLLNKDKSKRSAVASSVVKQKLAEVILKKQQAALERTVHPNSPSVPYRTLEPLETEGAARSMLSSFLPPVPSLPSDPPEHFPLRKTVSEPNLKLRYKPKKSLERRKNPLLRKESAPPSLRRRPAETLGDSSPSSSSTPASGCSSPNDSEHGPNPVLGSEADGDRRTHATLGPRGPVLASPHAPLFLPHGLEPEAGGPLPSRLQPILLLDPSVSHAPLLTVPGLGPLPFHFAQSLLTTERPSGSGLHRPLSRTRSEPLPPSATAPPLLGPLQPRLERLKPHVQLIKRPAKPSEKPRLQQIPSAEDLETDGGGVGPLGDDGLEHRESSHGQHEARGPIPLQQHQQVYLWEQQRLAGRLPRGATGDSVLPPLAQGGHRPLSRAQSSPAAPASLPTPESTSQARVLPSSETPARTLPFTTGLVYDSVMLKHQCSCGDNSRHPEHAGRIQSIWSRLLERGLRSQCESLRGRKASLEELQSVHSERHVLLYGTNPLSRLKLDNGKLAGLLAQRMFVMLPCGGVGVDTDTIWNELHSSNAARWAAGSVTDLAFKVASRELKNGFAVVRPPGHHADHSTAMGFCFFNSVAIACRQLQQQGKASKILIVDWDVHHGNGTQQTFYQDPSVLYISLHRHDDGNFFPGSGAVDEVGAGSGEGFNVNVAWAGGLDPPVGDPEYLAAFRIVVMPIAREFSPDLVLVSAGFDAAEGHPPPLGGYHVSAKCFGYMTQQLMSLAGGAVVLALEGGHDLTAICDASEACVAALLGNKVDPLSEEGWKQKPNLNAIRSLEAVIRVHSEYWGCMQRLASCPDSWVPRVPGADAEEVEAVTALASLSVGILTEERTSEQLVEEEEPMNL; encoded by the exons ATGGGACCCAGGTGAGCCCGGGTGCCCACTGCCCCAGTCCCCCTGGCACAG GCTGCCCCAGGCCCTGCGCAGACACGCCAGGCCCTCAGCCCCAGCCCATGGACCTGCGGGTGGGCCAGCGGCCCCCGGTGGAGCCCCCGCCGGAGCCCACGCTGCTGGCCCTGCAGCACCCCCAGCGCCTGCACCACCACCtcttcctggctggcctgcagaccCAGCGCTCGGCGGAGACCATGAGG CTCTCAATGGACACGCCGTTGCCCGAGTTGCAGGTGGGGCAGCAGGAGCAAGAGCTGCGGCAGCTTCTCAATAAGGACAAGAGCAAGCGCA GTGCCGTAGCCAGCAGTGTGGTCAAGCAGAAGCTGGCAGAGGTGATTCTGAAGAAACAGCAGGCAGCCTTAGAGAGGACGGTCCATCCCAATAGCCCCAGCGTTCCCTACAG AACTCTCGAGCCCTTGGAGACGGAAGGAGCTGCCCGTTCCATGCTCAGCAGCTTCCTGCCTCCTGTTCCCAGCCTGCCCAGCGACCCCCCGGAACACTTCCCTCTGCGTAAGACAG TCTCTGAGCCCAACCTGAAGCTGCGCTACAAGCCCAAAAAGTCCCTGGAGCGGAGGAAGAACCCGCTGCTGCGGAAGGAGAGCGCCCCGCCCAGCCTCCGGCGGCGGCCGGCTGAGACCCTCGGTG ACTCCTCCCCCAGTAGTAGCAGCACGCCGGCGTCAGGGTGCAGCTCCCCCAATGACAGCGAGCACGGCCCCAACCCGGTCCTGGGCTCCGAG GCTGATGGTGACCGCAGGACCCATGCGACTCTGGGCCCTCGGGGACCAGTCCTGGCGAGTCCCCATGCTCCCCTCTTCCTGCCCCATGGCCTGGAGCCCGAGGCTGGAGGCCCCCTGCCCTCTCGCCTGCAGCCCATTCTCCTTCTGGATCCTTCGGTCTCTCATGCCCCCCTGCTGACTG TGCCCGGGCTTGGGCCCCTGCCCTTCCACTTTGCCCAGTCCTTACTGACCACCGAGCGGCCCTCCGGGTCAGGCCTCCACCGGCCGCTGAGCCGGACCCGCTCAGAGCCCCTGCCCCCAAGCGCCACTGCCCCCCCACTGCTGGGCCCCCTGCAGCCCCGCCTGGAGCGGCTCAAACCTCATGTCCAGCTGATCAAG AGGCCAGCCAAGCCGAGTGAGAAGCCCCGACTGCAGCAGATACCCTCGGCTGAGGACCTCGAGACAGACGGCGGGGGAGTGGGGCCGCTGGGGGATGACGGCCTGGAACACAGGGAGTCCAGCCATGGGCAGCATGAGGCCCGAGGCCCTATTCCTCTCCAGCAGCACCAGCAG GTGTACCTCTGGGAGCAGCAGCGACTGGCTGGGCGGCTCCCCCGGGGAGCCACTGGGGACTCCGTGCTGCCTCCCCTGGCCCAGGGCGGTCACCGGCCTCTGTCCAGGGCTCAGTCGTCCCCAGCCGCGCCTGCCTCACTGCCAACCCCAGAGTCCACCAGCCAGGCCCGTGTCCTGCCCAGCTCAGAGACCCCTGCCCGGACCCTGCCCTTCACCACAG GGCTGGTCTATGACTCAGTAATGCTGAAGCACCAGTGCTCCTGCGGAGACAACAGCAGGCACCCGGAGCACGCAGGCCGCATCCAGAGCATCTGGTCCCGGCTGCTGGAGCGGGGGCTCCGGAGCCAGTGTGAG TCTCTACGGGGCCGGAAGGCCTCCCTGGAGGAGCTGCAGTCAGTGCACTCGGAGCGGCACGTGCTCCTCTATGGCACCAACCCGCTCAGCCGCCTCAAACTGGACAATGGGAAGCTGGCAG GGCTCCTGGCACAGCGGATGTTCGTGATGCTGCCCTGCGGTGGCGTTGGG GTGGATACCGACACCATCTGGAATGAGCTGCACTCCTCCAATGCGGCCCGCTGGGCTGCCGGCAGCGTCACTGACCTCGCCTTCAAAGTGGCTTCCCGAGAGCTAAAG AACGGTTTTGCTGTGGTTCGGCCCCCAGGACACCATGCAGACCATTCCACAGCCAT gGGCTTCTGCTTCTTCAACTCAGTGGCCATCGCCTGCCGGCAGCTGCAACAACAGGGCAAGGCCAGCAAGATCCTCATCGTGGACTGG GACGTTCACCATGGCAACGGCACACAGCAGACCTTCTACCAGGACCCCAGCGTGCTCTACATCTCCCTTCATCGCCATGACGATGGCAACTTCTTCCCAGGCAGTGGGGCTGTGGATGAG GTGGGAGCTGGCAGCGGTGAGGGCTTCAATGTCAATGTGGCCTGGGCTGGAGGTCTGGACCCCCCAGTGGGGGATCCTGAGTACCTGGCCGCCTTCAG GATAGTCGTGATGCCCATCGCCCGGGAGTTCTCTCCGGACCTGGTCCTGGTGTCAGCTGGGTTTGATGCTGCCGAGGGTCACCCACCCCCGCTGGGTGGCTACCATGTTTCCGCCAAAT GTTTTGGGTACATGACGCAGCAGTTGATGAGCTTGGCGGGAGGTGCAGTGGTGCTGGCCTTGGAGGGTGGCCATGATCTCACAGCCATCTGTGATGCCTCTGAGGCCTGTGTGGCTGCTCTTCTAGGCAACAAG GTGGACCCCCTCTCAGAAGAAGGCTGGAAACAGAAACCCAACCTCAATGCCATCCGCTCTCTGGAAGCTGTGATCCGGGTGCACA GTGAATACTGGGGCTGCATGCAGCGCCTGGCCTCCTGTCCAGACTCCTGGGTGCCCAGGGTGCCCGGGGCCGATGCAGAAGAAGTGGAGGCAGTAACTGCTCTGGCATCCCTCTCCGTGGGCATCCTTACGGAAGAGCG gacctcagagcagctggtggaggaggaagaaCCCATGAATCTTTAG